The Archangium primigenium genomic interval GAGCAGGGCGAGCACCCGGGGCCCCTGGCGCAGGGCGAAGTCGGGCCGGGGCACGGGGGCGCGGCGCCCGAGGGGGTTGTGGGCCGGGGCGTACGCCATCATCCCCTGGAGGGGGAACTCCGGGTGCACGGTGTGGCCGGGCAGGTGCTCGGTGAGGAAGCGCGCCAGGAGGACCTGGAAGAAGCGGTTCATGTCGAAGAGGAAGCCGGGCAGGACATGGGTCTGGGCGGCGGCGTCCTCGGGCAGCATGCCGCCGGCGTCCAGGAGCAGCTGCAGGAGCGTCAGGGCGGGCCGGTAGGCGGCGGTGAGCCGATTGGTGTCGTGGAGCGCCCGGGCGAGGCGCCACGGCTCCAGCCGGACGGGCGTCACGCCGCGCAGGCCCGTGTCGAGCCGGTGCAGGCGCTGGCGCAGCACGGGCTCGTGGGTGAGCCGGGCGGCGAGCGCGAGGCCCGCCCGGAGCGTCTGGTTGAGGGGATGGTCCTCGAGGCGCGCGTGGTGGGTGCAGCGCAGGCGGGCCTGGCCGGCGTGGAGCGCCTGGAGGGAGGCCGGCAGATCGATGCGGCCCCGGGGACTGTCGAGCGTCTCCTCGCGCTGGACGTACCCCCGAGGCGGCCCCTGGCCCAGGAGCCGCTGGAGCTCGGCCTCCAACTGGTGGAGCAGCAGCGCCTGGAAGGCCTGGGGCGCGGTGTCCTGCGGCAGCGCGTCGAAGCGCTCGAGCGGACACAGCCCGTAGGCGTAGCGCAAGAGCGTGCGCAGGGGCAGGCCCGGCAGCTTGGGGCGGATGACGACGGCGAGCGCGCCGAGCCGCACGGTGCCCACGTAGGACGTGGCCTCCAGGCGCAGGCCCGAGCGCAGCTCCCGCACCCGGAGCCGACCCGAGCGGTGCAGCGTGTCCGCGAGCGCCCGCACCTCGGCGCTCGGCTCCAGGTGGTGGGGCGGCACGGGCGGGCCGTCCTCCGGAGGCCAGCTCGACCACTCGCGCAGCTCGGCGGTGATCACGGCGGGCCGAGGGCGCCGAGCGCGTCGCGCAGCGCGGCCTGGTGCTCGGGGGCGAACAGCTCGTGCCGCACGCGGCGGGCCTCCCGGTCCACCAGCACGTCGCCGAGCAGCTTCTCCAGGGCGCCCCAGTCCTCGTAGCAGTACTCCTCCAGGAGGGGGACGAGCTCCTCCTGCACCACGCGCGCGAAGCGGGGGAAGTCGCCGAGGGGCCGCTCGCGCTCCAGGAGGTAGGCATGGCCCACCTGGAGGTTGCGGCCATCGCGGCCCACGTGCGCGAGGATGCGCTGGTTGAGCGCCCGCAGCCACGGGCCGAGCGCGAGGCCCTCCACCTCGGCCTCCCCGAGCAGCTCCGGCTCCGGCATCAGCTCCAGGAAGGCGAAGCGGCGGCGCAGGGCCGCGTCCAGCAGCGCGATGGAGCGATCCGCCGTGTTCATCGTCCCCAGGAGGTAGACGTTCTCCGGCACCAGGAAGGGCGCGCCGCTCAGCGGCAGCAGCACCTCCCGGCCCCGCTTGCCCGGCTCGAGCACGGTGAGCAGCTCGCCCAGGATGCGCGGCACGTCGCCCCGGTTGAACTCGTCGATGACGAGGTAGAAGCGCTGGTGGGGCCGCCGCCGGGCCTCCAGGCACAGGCGCTTGAACAGCCCGTCGCGCAGGGCGAAGCGTGGGGGCCCCTCGCGCGGGCCGTCCGCCACGGGCCGATACCCCTCGATGAAGTCCTCGTAGCCGTAGGAGGGGTGGAAGCAGCACACGCGCACCAGGGGGCCCTCGGTGTCCGAGCCGCGCAGCACGGCCTCGCGCTGCGCGGGGCCCAGGGCCTCGAAGGGCCGGCCAAAGGCGGCGTGCGCGGCGAGCTCCCGCGCCGTGCGCTCGGCGAGGAACGTCTTGCCCGTGCCCGGGGGGCCGTAGAGCAACAGCTGTCCCTTGCGCTCGAGCCCCTCCTGGACGCGCCCCGCGAGCCCGGGCAGCGCCGGAAGCACATGGCCCCGGGCGCCGCCTCGGGACGGCCGGGGCCGCGCCTCCGGGGTGGGCGCCCGGACGCGCTCCAGGTGCGCCTCCACGGCGAGGATGCTCTCCAGCGCGTCGAGCTCCCGCAGCAGGGTGCGCTCGGTGACGGGGCTCTCGCCTGGCAGGGAGAACTCCTCCAGGGACAGCCACCGCACCCGGTGGCGGTGGGCGAACTCCGACGCGGGCTCGAAGAAGTAGGGGCCCTCCACCCGCCCCACCCCGAGCACCCGCCGGCCCCGCATGACGATCACCCGGTCGTCCTCGCGCGGCTTCAGGACGAAGTCGAAGAGCTGCTCGCGCACCTTGCCCTCGCGCGGCGACAGCCCTCCGCAGCGGCCCAGCAGCGAGCCCAGGGTCTTGAGGCCCTCCCGCGTGGGCTCCAGGCCGGACAGGTCTCCCAGCGCCCGGCCCTCCACCGCCACGCACGCGGCCTCGCGCATGACGGGCCAGTGGGCCGCGGGGCCCTGCCCTTCCAGCGGGCCGAGACACCAGTAGCGCGGGGGCGCGGGCGCGTGAGGGCCCCGCGCGTCCACGCTCAGACGCCCAGGAACAGGCGCTTGCCGAAGTTGAGCGCCAGCGAGGCGTCGAAGATCTTCTGCGCCGCGGACTCGATGTCGTACTCCACGCGCAGGTACTCCACGGTGCGCGCGCCCGTGTCGCAGATGACGAAGCAGGCCCGGTTGTCGTAGTCGCGGGGCTGGCCCACGCTGCCCACCGAGATGATGTACTTGTAGCCCCGGCGGATGCCGAACTTCTGGGCCACCACGTCGTGCACCTCGCCGTTGCCGATGGCGAACGCCTTGCACAGGTGGCTGTGCCCGATGAACGTCACCTCGGGCAGGTGCTCCACGAACGGGGCGAGCTCGCGCGCCTGCTCCAGCGCGAAGATGTACTCGTAGGCCTTGGGCTCCACGGGCGAGCCGTGACAGAAGCCCACGTCCCCGATGCGGTACTCGTACGGGAGCGTCTTGAGCCACTCCATGTTCTCGTCGGACAGGACGCCCGCCGACCAGTCCAGGGCGTGGCGCGCGGCCTCGTAGTAGTACGAGTAGTCCATGCGTCCGGCCACCGCCGCGTCGTGGTTGCCCAGCAGCGTGACCTCGGTCACCTGCCGCACCAGGTCACAGCAGGCGTTGGGCGAGGCCCCGTAGCCCACGATGTCCCCGAGCGACACGATCCGATCCACCTTCTGCTCTTCCGTGACGCGCAGCACCTCGGTGAGCGCTTCGATGTTCGAGTGGATGTCGGAGATGATCGCGATTCGCATGTGGAGCTCAGTGACCCAGGGTGGACCCGCGCTGCTCGTCGGAGATGATGCGCCGTAACAGGTCCTGGGCGCCAGAATCCATCCCCTCGAATCGCATTCCCATGCCCGCCGGGCCCTTGTCCTGCCGCGAGGGGCGGCTCCACATGACCGTGGCCTCGGCCATCACCTCGCTCACCTCCCCGGAGCTCAGCCGCAAGAGCGCCTTGCCGCCCGTGCGCAACGGGGTGCTCGTCTGGAGGAACAGCCCGCCCTCGCTCAGGTTGGCGATCCGGGCATACAGGGTGATGTTGTCCGACTCGCACCAGCAGCGCAGGCGCGAGGTGAAACGCGTGTTCTTCCGGTTTTCCATCCGCAACCCGCTGTCCTCCGGCTCGCGGCCACCTTCCCGACCCCCACACCCTGCCCGACGAAGGGCTGCGACGTTAGCCAAGGTGTAAAAATCCGTCAAGCCGCGATCCCCCCCCTCCCCCTCCCCGGCCCTCAGGCCTTCAGGGAGGGCAGGTCGTCGAAGTGGGTGAGGCGCTTGAACTCCGCGAAGCGGGCGTGGAGGTCCGCGCGGGAGATTTCCTTCAGACGCTCGAGGCTGAACTTCTCCACGGTGAAGGAGGCCATGACGCTGCCCATGACCATGGCGCGCCGCAGCACGTCCGAGTCCAGGCCGCCCGAGGTGGCCAGGGTGCCCATGAAGCCGCCGGCGAAGGTGTCCCCGGCGCCCGTGGGGTCGAACACGTCGGCCAGGGGCATGGCGGGGCAGGCGAACACGTGCTCCTTCTCCACGAGCAGGGCGCCGTACTCGCCGCGCTTGATGACGACGCGCTGGGGGCCCATGGCGAGGATGGCGCGCGCGGCGCGCAGGATGTTGTGCTCACCGGACAGGAGGCGCGCCTCGGTGTCGTTGACGAAGAGCAGGTTGACGCGCGCGAGCGTCTTGAGGAGCGCGGGCCGGCTGCCGTTGATCCAGAAGTTCATGGTGTCCGCGGCCACGAGCTTGGGGGCGCGCACCTGATCCACGACCTGGGCCTGGAGCTCCGGGTGGATGTTGCCGAGCATGACGTACTGGGCCTGCCGGTGCTGCTCGGACAGCTTGGGCGAGAAGCTCTGGAAGACGTTGAGCTGGGTGTCGAGCGTCTCGGCCTCGTTGAGCTGCCAGCCGTAGCGGCCCTTCCACCGGAAGGTGCGGCCCTTCTCGTGGGACACGCCGGAGATGTCCACGCCACGGCCCTGGAGGAAGTCCAGGTGGGCCTGGGGGAAGTCCTCCCCCACCACCGCCACCATCTGCACCGGCGTGAAGAAGGACGCCGAGGTGGAGAAGAAGGACGCGGAGCCGCCGAGCACGTCCTCCTTGGTGCCGAAGGGGGTTTCCACCGAGTCCAGCGCGACCGAGCCAACGACGAGAAGAGACATGGGCATTCCAGGGGAGCGTGCGAAGGACGGCGCACGAGGCTCCCGGGGGGCTCGTGCCGTGGCGAGGTACGACTTTTGGCCGGGTCAGGTCAAGCCAATGCGGGATTTCCCCGCTAACGGGGCGTGGGGAGGATGGGCAGCAGCGCCTTGAGATCGTCGTCGGTGAAGTACAGGCCGCCACCGAAGAAGAAGTCCCGGCCGGCGAGCATGCGCCGGGTGTTGAGGTCGCGCCGGGGATCGTTGAGCAGGTCGTCCATGCCCACCGTGAGGAAGATGCGGTCGAAGGCCTGGGCGCGCAGGGCGGTGCGGATGCGCGGGTAGCGCAGCTCGTCCACCGAGAAGTTGAAGGCGTCCAGGCGCAGCATCAGGTGATCCTGGAAGAAGTGGAAGTCGGCGCCCACGCCGCCCGTGGACTCGATCATGCCGAAGCGCAGGGTGGTGAAGTAGTAGCGCTTGGCGAGCTGCGCGCTGAAGGTGAAGCCCTGGCGGGTGATCTTCTGCGCCTGGAGCACCGGCTCGCCCGAGGAGGGCGGGTTGGTCTGGGTGTAGACCGTCTCGGTGATGCCGCGCGGGTCGTCCACGATCTCCAGGAGGTAGTACTTGTCCGGCCGGGGCGCGAGCCGCAGGGACACGATGTTCTTGGACGTGCCCTGCCCCGTGAGCCAGGTGGACTGCAGGCCCACCTCGGTCTGCAACCCGGCGATGGTGGAGGCCAGGGCGGACACGTCCTCCACCGTCTCCGAGAGCTTCTGGCCCAGGCGCTTGTCGGTGAGCAGCGTGCCCACGGTGCCCTCGCCGTTCTTCACCTTCTGGGTGACCTCCTCGATGTTGGCGAGCGAGCGGTCCAGCCGCTCCATGGTCTGCTTGAGGCTGGAGACGCTGTCCTTCAAGTCCCCTTCCCCACTGCCGACGATCTGCCGCACCGAGGCGAGCACCTGGCGGGTGTCCTGGGTGATGACCTCGATGTTGCGCACGATGTTGCTGACGCTCTGCTCGTTGGTCTGGGTGAGGCCACGCACGTCGGCGCTCACGCTCTCGAAGTTGCGCAGGATGGCGTCGAGCTGCTGCGAGGAGGAGCGCACCGTCAGGTCCACCGACTCGGACAGGCGCACCATGTTGTCCACGATGCGGCCGAGCGAACCCGCGCCCTTCTCGCCGCCGAGCACGTCGCGCAAGGCGCCCGTCACCTGCTGGATGTCCGAGGTGATCTGGCTGAGCGAGGCGAACGCCGCCTCCATGCCCTGCACGTCCACGACCTTGCGGATCTCCTCGCCGTCCTTGAGCGGCGGGGTCATCTCCGTGCCGGGGTTCAGGTCGAGCAGGTAGTCGCCGAGCAGGGACTCCGAGCGCTTGATGAGGGCGGCGTCCTGGTGCAGCGCCACGTCGTCGCGGATGCGCACCGTGACGCGCGCCCGGGTGCCGTCGAGCTTGACGTCCGTCACCTCGCCCACGGGGATGCCGGCGATCTGGATGCGGCTCTTGGGGCCCAGGCCCGAGGCGTCGCGGAAGAAGGCGTACGCCTCCACGGACTCGTCCTTGCCCAGGCCGCCCTTGCGGGTGAAGGCGATGAAGGCGAAGAGGAAGCCTCCGGCGACGAGCACCAGCAGGCCTACGCGAAAGGGTGTGACGAGCTTCTTCACCGGCGGGAACTCCTAGTCATTCTTGCCGAACCACGTCTCCAGGAAGACCTTCACGGTGGGGTGCTCGGAGGCGCGCACCTGCTCCGGGGGGCCCTGCTCCAGGATGACGCCCTTGCTGAGGAAGGCGATCTGATCGGCGATATTGAAGGCGGAAGCGATGTCGTGGCTGATGACCACGCTGGTGACGCCCAGCTCGCGCTGGGCCGCGAGGATCATCTCGTCCACGTAGTCGGTGGTGATGGGATCCAGGCCCGTGGTGGGCTCGTCGTAGAGGACGATCTTCGGCTCCATCACGACGGCGCGCGCCAGGCCCACGCGCTTGCGCATGCCGCCGGACAGGTCCGCGGGGAACTTGCCCTCCACCGCGCGCGGCAGGCCCATCAAGTCGAGCTTGGCGCGCACCCGCGAGAGCACCTCGTCCTCGGACAACTGGCGGTGCTGGCGCAGGGGAAAGGCCACGTTCTCGTAGACGGTCATCGAGTCGAACAGCGCGGCGGCCTGGAACACCATGCCGAACTTGTTGCGCACGCGCGCCAGGTCCTCGGCGCCCATGGGCACCAGATCCTCGCCGTCGATGAGCACCTGGCCCGTGTCCGGCTTGAGCAGCCCGATCATGTGCTTCATCAACACCGTCTTGCCCGAGCCCGAGCCCCCGAGGATGACGCAGGTGTCCCCCTCGGCCACGGACAGATCGATGCCCGTGAGCACCTGATGTCCACCGAAGGACTTCTGCAGGCCCTGGATCTCGATCATCGGCCGCGCGGGCGCCAGGTCCGCCATCGTCAGTGGAGGAGCACCCCGACGATGA includes:
- a CDS encoding ABC transporter ATP-binding protein, which translates into the protein MADLAPARPMIEIQGLQKSFGGHQVLTGIDLSVAEGDTCVILGGSGSGKTVLMKHMIGLLKPDTGQVLIDGEDLVPMGAEDLARVRNKFGMVFQAAALFDSMTVYENVAFPLRQHRQLSEDEVLSRVRAKLDLMGLPRAVEGKFPADLSGGMRKRVGLARAVVMEPKIVLYDEPTTGLDPITTDYVDEMILAAQRELGVTSVVISHDIASAFNIADQIAFLSKGVILEQGPPEQVRASEHPTVKVFLETWFGKND
- a CDS encoding MlaD family protein, with product MKKLVTPFRVGLLVLVAGGFLFAFIAFTRKGGLGKDESVEAYAFFRDASGLGPKSRIQIAGIPVGEVTDVKLDGTRARVTVRIRDDVALHQDAALIKRSESLLGDYLLDLNPGTEMTPPLKDGEEIRKVVDVQGMEAAFASLSQITSDIQQVTGALRDVLGGEKGAGSLGRIVDNMVRLSESVDLTVRSSSQQLDAILRNFESVSADVRGLTQTNEQSVSNIVRNIEVITQDTRQVLASVRQIVGSGEGDLKDSVSSLKQTMERLDRSLANIEEVTQKVKNGEGTVGTLLTDKRLGQKLSETVEDVSALASTIAGLQTEVGLQSTWLTGQGTSKNIVSLRLAPRPDKYYLLEIVDDPRGITETVYTQTNPPSSGEPVLQAQKITRQGFTFSAQLAKRYYFTTLRFGMIESTGGVGADFHFFQDHLMLRLDAFNFSVDELRYPRIRTALRAQAFDRIFLTVGMDDLLNDPRRDLNTRRMLAGRDFFFGGGLYFTDDDLKALLPILPTPR
- a CDS encoding metallophosphoesterase family protein: MRIAIISDIHSNIEALTEVLRVTEEQKVDRIVSLGDIVGYGASPNACCDLVRQVTEVTLLGNHDAAVAGRMDYSYYYEAARHALDWSAGVLSDENMEWLKTLPYEYRIGDVGFCHGSPVEPKAYEYIFALEQARELAPFVEHLPEVTFIGHSHLCKAFAIGNGEVHDVVAQKFGIRRGYKYIISVGSVGQPRDYDNRACFVICDTGARTVEYLRVEYDIESAAQKIFDASLALNFGKRLFLGV
- a CDS encoding McrB family protein — encoded protein: MDARGPHAPAPPRYWCLGPLEGQGPAAHWPVMREAACVAVEGRALGDLSGLEPTREGLKTLGSLLGRCGGLSPREGKVREQLFDFVLKPREDDRVIVMRGRRVLGVGRVEGPYFFEPASEFAHRHRVRWLSLEEFSLPGESPVTERTLLRELDALESILAVEAHLERVRAPTPEARPRPSRGGARGHVLPALPGLAGRVQEGLERKGQLLLYGPPGTGKTFLAERTARELAAHAAFGRPFEALGPAQREAVLRGSDTEGPLVRVCCFHPSYGYEDFIEGYRPVADGPREGPPRFALRDGLFKRLCLEARRRPHQRFYLVIDEFNRGDVPRILGELLTVLEPGKRGREVLLPLSGAPFLVPENVYLLGTMNTADRSIALLDAALRRRFAFLELMPEPELLGEAEVEGLALGPWLRALNQRILAHVGRDGRNLQVGHAYLLERERPLGDFPRFARVVQEELVPLLEEYCYEDWGALEKLLGDVLVDREARRVRHELFAPEHQAALRDALGALGPP
- a CDS encoding 5-methylcytosine restriction system specificity protein McrC, producing the protein MITAELREWSSWPPEDGPPVPPHHLEPSAEVRALADTLHRSGRLRVRELRSGLRLEATSYVGTVRLGALAVVIRPKLPGLPLRTLLRYAYGLCPLERFDALPQDTAPQAFQALLLHQLEAELQRLLGQGPPRGYVQREETLDSPRGRIDLPASLQALHAGQARLRCTHHARLEDHPLNQTLRAGLALAARLTHEPVLRQRLHRLDTGLRGVTPVRLEPWRLARALHDTNRLTAAYRPALTLLQLLLDAGGMLPEDAAAQTHVLPGFLFDMNRFFQVLLARFLTEHLPGHTVHPEFPLQGMMAYAPAHNPLGRRAPVPRPDFALRQGPRVLALLEAKYRDLWETPLPRDMLYQLSLYALSHDALGSATLLYATLAPDAREQVIDVRDVVHGARRGRVILRPVVLPTLAHLLEDGGKDGLRNERLAFARWLALGERKPA
- a CDS encoding TIGR02266 family protein: MENRKNTRFTSRLRCWCESDNITLYARIANLSEGGLFLQTSTPLRTGGKALLRLSSGEVSEVMAEATVMWSRPSRQDKGPAGMGMRFEGMDSGAQDLLRRIISDEQRGSTLGH
- a CDS encoding PfkB family carbohydrate kinase, encoding MSLLVVGSVALDSVETPFGTKEDVLGGSASFFSTSASFFTPVQMVAVVGEDFPQAHLDFLQGRGVDISGVSHEKGRTFRWKGRYGWQLNEAETLDTQLNVFQSFSPKLSEQHRQAQYVMLGNIHPELQAQVVDQVRAPKLVAADTMNFWINGSRPALLKTLARVNLLFVNDTEARLLSGEHNILRAARAILAMGPQRVVIKRGEYGALLVEKEHVFACPAMPLADVFDPTGAGDTFAGGFMGTLATSGGLDSDVLRRAMVMGSVMASFTVEKFSLERLKEISRADLHARFAEFKRLTHFDDLPSLKA